Within the Negativicutes bacterium genome, the region TTTGCCTTCTTCTTCCAGAGCATACATGGTGAGACCATAATCTTCTGCAAGATAGCCAAAAGCAGGATGGTAAACGATGAATTTCTTCGCTTGCATCTTTTCCACCGCAGCGCTGATTTTCTGATCCAATGCCTGCAATTCCCTGATATAGCTTTGCGCATTGCTTTGGTAAACAGCTTGATGCGCCGGATCAAGCCCGCTGACTTCCCGCGCAATTGTTTCAATCATGATCACAACCCGGCGGGGGGACAACCAGATATGCGGGTCACGTTCACCCGTGGCAAACATCCGATCGGGATAAACTGCGGCTGCTGCTGTCGCCAAAGCAACCACTTTGAGGTCTTGTGCATTGGGTAAAATACTTGCCGCTTCGGTCGGCACACCAATCGAAAAATAAAGACTGGCTTGACTGAATTCCTGCATTTGCTGCGGAGTGGGTTCATAAGTTTCCGGACTGCTGCCGGGTGGGATCATCGTAATGATATCCACAAAATCGCCGCAAACCGCCTTGACAAACGTTTGCTCCGGCACAATACTGACCGCGACTTTCAATTTA harbors:
- a CDS encoding zinc ABC transporter substrate-binding protein yields the protein MNHCFKSKARLSGLVIMLFLVLAGCNTMPKPTKVVDGKLKVAVSIVPEQTFVKAVCGDFVDIITMIPPGSSPETYEPTPQQMQEFSQASLYFSIGVPTEAASILPNAQDLKVVALATAAAAVYPDRMFATGERDPHIWLSPRRVVIMIETIAREVSGLDPAHQAVYQSNAQSYIRELQALDQKISAAVEKMQAKKFIVYHPAFGYLAEDYGLTMYALEEEGKEATAKHLQEMVDLAKREKIKVIFYQEEIDSRQSEAFAEEIGGTTRKLAPLAADYLKNLESMAEAIAGVTN